GGTTTTGTAGGAAAGGTGGAAATGGGTCCAGTAGTCGATGCTGAAGGTGCGGGTGGAGAAGGAGAGGTGGCAGGTTTTGCATTTGAACTTTTGGATGCGGGGGGAGGTTTTGGTGGAGTAGGAGCCTGTTCTAAAGAACCAGTAGCCTTTTGGAGAGAAGTGGTTGAGGCAATGGGGATTGGGGCAGAAGGGGGGATGGAACATGGAAAAACTCCTTTTTCGTAGCGTTCTTACTATAAGTAACTACGAGAAAAGGAGATTTTATTCATTTTTCACCACGATTCCAGACAGTAGTAAAGAATTACTGCTTTGCTGCAGCAGACTCCAAGGCCTTGAAAAACCCCCTGAGATCGGAAGTCCCAAAAAGTTTCATGGCCAGAGTTGTTCCTGGAATAGGATCGGGAAAGACCGTATTGACAAAATTTCTGATATAGGTTCTTGGCGTTCCGTCTGAGGTCGGTTCGAGGGGTTTCACATACCAGGAACCGTAGAGCTGGCTCATCTTTCCGTCGAGCGACTCCTTAAGCCGCCATGTTATCAGAAAAGAACCGTCGGGAAAAAAGAGAGGGTAGCGTTCAAGCCGGTAGGAAAAGCTGTCTCCGATCCCCACAAAGGTGAATTCGGTTCTAACCTCCTGAATATGCGGTTTGTCAAAGGACCTCTCCGGAGTAAGGTCCTTAGAGTAGACCAGCCTTGGGTACATTGAGGCTTCTCCGTCGTGGTCGAGTAGACAGAGGATGATAGAGCGAGCAGAAAGCATAAAAAGGGCTTGGCTGTCGGTAATGGTGAAGAGGCCCTGAACATCTGGATGTTCCTTATCAACCACCTGTTCTATTACTTCTGCTTTAGACCCCAACTTGTACGGATCGGTTCCCTCAGGGATCGCGGCGCGAAAACGATATGCTGTTTTGACTATGTCAGGAATGGGATCGGCTCCTGCTATAGGTAATAAAAGAAAAAAAGAAAGTTCCAGAACTATACACGATAACAGTATGCGGTAAAGACGCTGATGCATGGCAACATAATAAATAGCTGTATCTCATTTTGTCCAGTACAAATGAAACAGTATGTGCGAATAATAGTGAAAGCTTGAATTGAATTAACGCAGTGCTTTCCCTTCCGCCATCCTCCGTGTTATGGTACTTTTCATGAATGAAAAGAGACGCGTGATCGCCTTTACAGGGGGAGGTACCGGTGGGCATGTTTTCCCTGCCTTTGCGGTGTGGGAGTCCTTGAAAGAGGCGGACCGTGAAGGCTGGCTGAACTATGTGTGGATTGGATCCCGAGATGGCATGGAAAAACAGTTGGTCCATGCCAGGGGGATTGATTATGCAGAAATTCCTTCCGGCAAATTCAGACGTTATTTCAGCTTAAAGAACCTTACGGATATTTTCCGTATTGCTGCCGGTTTTATATGTTCACTCCGGATTCTAAAAAAGCGAAAGGTCTCTATGCTTTTTTCCAAGGGAGGCTTTGTCTCCGTACCTCCGGTGATTGCCGCCCATATTCTCGGTATCCCTGTTATCAGCCACGAATCCGATCTTGACCCCGGCCTTGCCACAAGAATGAACAGCCGCTTCTCTGATCTTCTATGCCTTGCGTACGAGAAGACGGCAAGAGCATTCTCCTCGAAACGGAATATTGTGGTTACCGGAAATCCTGTGCGCAAGGAAATTCTCGAGGGAAACAGGGAAACGGGACGACGCTTGTATGATATTCCGGAAGGAAAGCCTCTTTTGTTGGTGCTCGGCGGAAGCCTCGGAGCCCTTCAGGTAAATGAGTTGGTAGCTGGAAGCCTCGATGGTTTACTATACCGTTTTTTCGTTATTCATCAAATGGGTGAGCAGCTCTACCATGCGTCGAATAGGAAGGGCTATGTAACGGTACCTTTTCTCCGAGCCGAGCTTCCTCATCTCCTCGCTGCTGCCGACCTGGTCCTTTGTCGTTCAGGAGCGGGGACCCTATGGGAAAATGGTGTAACAGCAAGTCCTGCAATATTGGTTCCATTGGGAATGGGGGCAAGTCGAGGTGACCAGTTGCGCAACGCCGAATTCTTTTCGGAAGCGAAGGCTGCGCTTATACTAAAAGGGAAGGATGGAGGGGAGCCTGATCCTTCCGATCTGCTTGAGGCGGCTTTTTCTCTCATTGATGATACAGCGAAGCTAAGCTCCATGGCCGCTTCTGCTTCTGCTCTTTGCAATAAGGATGCCGCAGAAACGATAGCCCGTTTGCTGCTTTCTCAACTCGAAAAGGCATGATGGGAGGCTTTCATGGAATTTTCCGCCGTTGATGTCGTGGCTTTGATTATTGTCCTTGTCCTTGGTGTTCGCTGTGCCTTTCGAGGTTTTGTTGCGGAACTGATGGCCTTTGCGGCAATCCTTCTCGGCTTGGTTGCCGCAGTAGTGTTTGGTGGCCTCGTCGTTCCCTTTGCCCAGCGGTATATAGGGGATGGATTTTGGACGCCGATAGCCTCGTTCTTGGCTGTATTTCTTGTAACCTATATTGTCGTAAAGCTTTTTGAAGGGGCCTTGTACCGCCTCATCGACAGGGTCAATCTTGAAAAAATGGACCAGGCCCTCGGCTTTTTTCTCGGCCTTGTGGAAGGTGTTCTGCTTCTTGCTGTCCTTCTGTTTCTCATTCGGATTCAGCCGGTTTTCGACCCGGAACCTTTATTATCCCGAAGTTTTTTGGTCCCCTTTCTCGAAAAGCTGATCCCTTTGGGAAAAGGATTTATCGAATCGGCGTTAGGGGAAAGTAGTGTTTGAAAATATCTTAAGACAAAAACGGGTTATTTCATTTTTGAAAGAAGATATCGCTTCGGGGCGGCTTCCGTCGTCATTGCTTTTTTACGGAGAGCCTTACTCGGGCAAGCTCTCTACAGCGTTGGAGCTTGCCAGGGTTATTTCTTGTTCGGCAGAGGGAAACTGGAATTGCTCCTGCCGCTCTTGCCGCGAATACAGGTCTTTGACCAGCCAGTATCTTCTCATGACCGGCGGTCGCTATTTTTACGAAGAGATCTCCGCCAGTGGTGATACCATGTATCGCAATCCCTCTCCCGCCACCGCCTACCTCTACATTAGATCTGTCCGCAAACTTCTTCGGCGTTTTGACGCTCAGCTGTGGGAGGGAAACGAGGCAAAACTGAAGAGCGTCCGTGGCTCTGTCGAGGCCCTTGCCACCTCGATTGATGAACTTGAACCCGAAGAAAGCGAACACAAACGGAGCGATCTGGAAAAGATCGTGAAGTCAAACGCTTCCCATGTGGAAAAGATCTGCGGCTCATCGGTAAGTAAGAATATTCCGATCGACCAAATCCGCAATATCTCCTACTGGTGCAGGAGCCTCGGCGGCGATCATCCCAAGTTCGTATTACTTGAAGGTGTTGAGAATATGGTCGATTCTTCCCGCAACGCCCTGCTAAAACTTCTCGAAGAGCCGCCTGAGAATTGCTATCTTATCCTCCTCACTAGTCGAAAGGGGGGAATCATTCAGACGATCCTCTCCAGAGTGCGGCAGTATTCCTTTTCTCCCAGAGACCTGAACGCTTCCGAGGAGGTCCTTAGGCGTATTTTTCGCATCGAGGATACAAATCAGAGTCTAAGACATTTTTTCCTTTCCTGGAAAGGGGTGCGTACCGATCAGCTTGCCGATGCCGCGGAACGGGTCATTACCACCATCCTTGAGGGAGGGAGATATGAGATAGAGGCCTTTGACGAGTTGATAAAGCAATATGCTTCGGCAGAACAGTTCGAGCCCTTTCTTGAGGAGCTTACCTCAAGGCTTTCCGCACTCTTGGCTCCGGCAGGGACGAGAAAGGGCTTTCCCCTTTCTCCCGAGTTGATAGCCGAATGGAATGGCTATATTCGTGAGGCCTATGTGCGCAGGAGTGTCTATAATCAAAGTGGTTCCCTGCTGCTTGAAAGCCTCTTATATCGCATGGCTGAAAGTATAGAGAAGGAGCGATGTGGTGCGTAAATTTATTCAAAGAGCCCTTGCAAAGCTTCCTAAACTTGATCAGGAGCAAATTCGTCATCTCCTCATTGCCGTAGCAGGCGAAAATGAGAGGCTTGAGGTGGTCCTCGATTCGATGACCGATGGTGTTATCGTCACCGATGGCAATCATCGAATTATTCTGACCAACAAAAGCTCGGAGCGTTTGGTTCCCTTTGTAACAGCCGATCTTGATGAAAAGATATTGTGGGAAGTGATCGACGATCGTGAGGTTGCAACCTTTTTGAAGGAGAGTCTTCTCTCAGGCGAGCGGGTCGAGGATGTCGAATTCACCCTTGGTCACAGCGGATCGGTACAGACCCTTTCGTTTAATCTCATGCCGATGGTAAAGGATGGGAGTATCGAGGGCTCTCTGCTTATTGTTGCGGATGTCACCGATCGTCGTCGACGAGAAGCCCGTCTGCGTCGTGCCGAGAATCTGGCCAGTTTAACCACCCTTGCCGCAGGGGTTGCCCATGAGATAAAGAACCCTCTCGGTTCCATCGGCATCCATATTCAGCTTATGCAGCGCTCCCTTGATCGAGACGGTTGTCTTGATCGGGAGCATGGCCTTGAGTACCTCGACATCATGGAGGAAGAAGTTGAACGTTTGAATGGAATTGTTGTGGACTTCCTTTTTGCCGTTCGGCCGATGAATACTGAGTTGAAACAGGCTGATGTCAATGCGGTGATCCACGACCTCCTTCAGTTTACCAATTATGAGCTCCAGGAAGGCGGAGTACAGGTGGTGGAGGAGTACGACGATGGTGTTCCGAAGGTTGAGCTTGATGAGAAGTATCTCAAACAGGCTCTTTTGAATATCATCAAGAACGCCCAGGCGGCCATGCCCGATGGCGGAAGTCTGACGGTAACCACCGGGTTTAAAGATGATCAGGTTACCATTGCAATCGCCGACACCGGTATCGGTATCGGCGAAGATATGGTCGGCAAAATTTTCGAACCCTACTTTACCACGAAAGAGTTCGGCTCCGGCCTTGGCCTTACGGTAGTATATAAGATTATCAAGGAGCATGGCGGGGATATTTCGCTCCGATCAAAGAAGGGTGAGGGAACGGTCTTTACCATAAGCCTTCCCGTTCCCCAAAAGGAGCGGAGACTTTTGGACTTCCAGGGAGAGTGATCTATGCAGTTTCATATTTTGATCGTCGACGACGAAAAAAACATCCGTGAAGGTCTTGGCAAAAGCCTTGAAATGGACGGGCATAAGGTCTTTCTCGCTGCCACGGGAAAGGATGGCTGGCACATTGTCACCACCGAAGAGGTTGATCTGGTGATCACCGATCTGAAAATGCCGGAGATGGGGGGATCCGATCTTTTGAAAAAGATTGTATCTTCCTATCCTACCGTACCCGTTGTGATTCTCACCGGGCATGGTACCATCGAGTCTGCCGTCTCTGCCATACAGGATGGGGCTTATGACTTCCTGACTAAGCCTGTTGACCTTGAACGGCTCAGTCATATTGTCAGGAGGGCCCTTAGCAACCGAGAACTGGTTATTCAAAACAGGAACCTCCAAGATGAGCTCGACCGAATCAGCCGTCGAAGTAAATTCGACAAGATGATAGGAAAGAGCCCCCAGATGCGCAAGGTGATGGAGCTTATCGATCAGGTGGCTCAGACCAAAGCTTCCGTTCTCATCACCGGTGAGAGCGGTGTCGGGAAAGAACTGGTGGCCGACGCTATTCATTTCCTTTCGAACCGGAGAGAAAAGCCCTTTGTGAAGGTTCACTGTGCTGCCTTATCGGAAAACTTGCTGGAGAGCGAACTGTTCGGCCATGAAAAGGGCTCCTTTACCGGTGCCATTTCACGGAAAAAGGGGCGATTTGAATTGGCCCACGAAGGGACCATCTTTCTCGATGAGATCGGGGAGATAAGCCAGCAGGTCCAGATCAAAATCCTTCGTGTACTTCAGGAAAAGCAGTTCGAACGGGTAGGGGGAGAGTCGACCCTCGAGGTCGATGTCAGGGTGGTAAGCGCCACAAACCGTGATCTCAAGGCGGAGATCGAGGCTGGTACCTTTCGTGAAGATCTTTTTTATCGCCTCAATGTCGTCAATATCCATGTTCCCCCCTTAAGGGAACGAACCGAAGATATCCCCTTGCTTGCTTCGGCATTTCTGAAAGAATTCAGCGAAGAGAATGGCAAGCAGATCGAGGGAATCGATCCCAAAGCTCGACTTGCCCTTTACAATTACCGGTGGCCGGGAAATATTCGCGAATTGAGGAATTGCATAGAAAGTTCCGTGGTCATGTGTAAAGGCCAGGTCATTACGACAGACGATCTCCCCCCTTCTGTTACCCAGGGAGCCGAAGACAGCCTTATCCGTATTCCTGTGGGTATTGCTATGGAGGAGGCGGAAAAAGAGATTATTCGCGCTACCTTGAACCATGAAAAGGGAAACAAAACCCGCTGTGCGGAGGTCCTGGGTATAGGGCGAAAAACCCTGCATCGAAAGATCAAGGAGTATGGCCTGGAAGAAGATTAAACGGCCTGGCCCCTGGCAATTTCCCATGCCCGTATTCTTCCGAAGGAATAATTTATGTTCTGGGTTATTGTGGTTGCCCGTTTCAGCATTTCGGGGTCTCCGGCATGGTGATCGGGGTGGTGCCGTTTCAGCATTGATCTGTGGGCCGCCTTGACATGCGGAAACTCTGCGCCGAAGGGTACACCTAGTAATTTGTAATCATCCCGAAGCTCCTCGGGCGGAAGATCGAAACCGGAGTGCTTTTCTTCCCGCCCGGTATAACCACCGTTTCCTCGATCCGAACTTCTTTGTGACGAAGAGCCTCCGAGAAAAGACTCCAGTTCTTCCCATGCCTCTTGGTAATCCCTGTCTTCATACGGATCACTTTCGTGAATATAAAAATCGTAATCGCCGTCCGGGGTCCTAAACATCGAGCGAAGCAGGCGATGAAATCGATCAAGCAGCGGGTCCATCTTTTTCCTCCGTGGAGTAGTTGCCGGTAAAAACATAATGAGGAACACCTCCGACGACAAGAGGGCCGGACCCTGTCCAGGTTACATACAGTTCTTCTGATTGATTTTGATTTACTTTTCGAGCGGTAACCTCCCGTCCCGAGGATCCACCTGAGGCACACAAAAGGGTGGCCGCCGCCGCCTCTATGACAGCATCGCCTGGACCCTGCGCCGGAAAAGGGCTGTAGGCGATCAGGCTTTGCTGCTCGGCAACCGCGAATACGGCTGAACCGATATTCTGCTTTCGGACATGGCGACAGAAAGCCTCTGCACGCTCTGTCTCCGGTAGCCCGGGAACCATTGCCGTGGCCCGGGCAGGAAATTCGGAAAAGCTGCAACAGGTGTAGGCTATCGATTGATCCTGCAGAGGCTTCCAGAGGTGTACCTCTTGCCGATCATCCTCCTTAATTTCCTCTCCGGAGAGGGAAATCGGGATGCCCAGTTCTATCTGGAAAAGGGTGCTGTCTATACAGGTTATTTCAATATCTTTCGCCGGCCCCTCGATGACCAGGCGGTCTTTATTGAACAATCCAAAGTCGAAGGCAAATCGGGAAGCGCATAGAAGTGCCGATGCGTTCAGCTCCTCTCTCCTTTTTTCTTGTGCTCCCGAAAAGGGAGAAAGAAAGTGTATCCCGACGTTCTGCTCGCGTGAGGGGTAGAGCAGAATGATACCGTCGCCTCCGACCCCTCGTCTCCTGTCGCAGATGAGATCCACGCTCTTCCTGTCGAATAGGTGTTCCGAAATATCGTTGGTAAGAGCATTGATAAGAAGAAAATCGCAGTCCGCAAGGACAAGCTTGTAAAAAGGAATATCCATCCAGACCATTGTACACAAATCAAGGCTTTCGTCCAATGAAAAGCATCCGCCGCCTTGATCTTTTGGCGTCTACCATCATAATGGATACGATGAAAATCGGGGAACGACTGACGTTAGAGGCTGCTGATTATGCCAGGAACAGTATAGAAGAGGCGGAGGGAAACGAGGTTTTCTTTGTCGGTTCTTTCAATGGCTCCGGGAAGGTTGAGTTTATCGAAGCGGTGGCCCGCGGCAACGAACATGCCGTACCTGCGCTTGCTCCCTTCGTTGAGACCGGCGATGTGGTGATACACAATCATCCTTCCGGTGTTCTTAAACCCAGTGGCCCAGATCTTCGCATCGCATCGGAATTGGGTAACCGGGGAATCGGTTTTTACATTATCGATAGTGGTGCCACCAGGGTCTATGCCGTTGCCGAACCTGCCCGGAAACGGAGAATCGTTCCCCTCGACGCTGAAAAATTATCGTCTCTCATGACCCCCGGAGGCCTTCTTTCTCGTATCTTTTCCGACTATCAGATGCGGGATTCGCAGGTCCAGATGATGGAACGTATCATCGAGGCTTTCAATAGTGATGAGATCCTTCTTGCCGAAGCGGGAACCGGGGTCGGTAAAAGCCTTGCCTATCTGATTCCTTCCATCGCCTGGGCCGTAGCCAACGGCGAGCGGGTAGTCATCTCTACAGCCACGATCAACCTTCAGCAGCAACTCATTGAGAAAGATATACCCCTGGTGCGACGCCTTGTGAAGGGAGAAATAAAAAGCGTTCTTGTAAAGGGAAGGGGCAATTACCTCTGTCTTCGTCGGTTTGAAGAGGCTTTGGAGGAGAATTCGCTTTTTCGGGAAGATACTAGTGAACTCGAAGCGATTCGGAAATGGGTTTCCTCCACGGATACCGGAAGCCGAAGCGATCTCCCATTTTATCCCCTTCGGGAAACATGGGCAAAGGTATGTTCCGAGACTGATGCCTGCATGGGGCTACGCTGTCGTCACCGCGAATCCTGTTTTGTTTTGCGGGCCCGTCGGGAGGCCGCATCGGCAAATATTCTGGTGGTAAACCATCATCTCCTCTTTTCAGATCTTGCCTTACGTATCGAGGGAGCGGGCTTTGAGGGTGGTGCTGTCCTTCCTGCCTTCAATCGGCTTGTTTTTGATGAAGCCCATACCATCGAACGCAGTGCCACCAGCTTTTTTTCAAGAAGCTACCAGCTTCCATCTTTGCTCAAACAACTGAGCAGACTTCGCCGCAGCCAGGGGCGCCGAACCTTTGGTTCGCTGGTTTCCTTACAAAAGCGGTCGACCCGGCCCGAACTCTTTGAACGGTTCCCCGCATTTCTTTCGAAACTGAAAGAAAGTGCCGAGAAACTCGACCAATCGGGCTTACAGCTGTTATCGGGAACAAACTCCTTACGTTGTCAAAGCCTCTCTTCCGATGATCTTCGTCGTCTTCTGGAGTCTATGGCCCTTGTCCGAAGTGATATCACAGCCCTGATTACCAGGATTTCCGCCGCCTTGGAGAGCGTCGATACCGAGGATGATGACCAGGATCTTTTTGAGACCAAGACCATCCTGGAACGACTTTCAAACATGGCTTCTCTTCTCGGCTCATTTCGGGAACTTACAGAGCGCCCCGAATCGGTATTCTGGATGGAGGTGAGGGGAAGCGGGGAGCGTCGTTTCGCCGTTTTCAACGAGACCCCCCTGGATATCGGCCCCGTGATGCGGGAAGCTGTATATGAACCCTTTAAGACATTAATCTGTACCTCGGCAACCCTGACCGTAAACGGACAATTTTCCTTTTGGATGGGGAGGGTCGGGCTCTTCCCTTCCGAGGAACGACTTGTGTCCGAAATCTTTCCCTCTCCCTTCCGCTATCGGGATCAGGTGCTCCTTGCCCTTCCTACCGACCCTCCTGATCCCTCTTCCTCGGGCTATCAGGAATACGTGAATCGTTTTGTCAGGGATGCCATACTGACTGCAGGTGGAAGCACCCTAGTCCTCTTTACCAGCTACGGTATGCTCAATCAAACCTGGGAAGCCGTGGCACCGGACCTTGAGGCCGAAAAGATTCCTGTCTTACGACAAGGGGACGACGACCGAAGCCGCCTTATGAATGCCTTTGTGGGAAATGTTTCGGCGGTCCTTTTTGCTACCGATTCCTTCTGGGAAGGGGTCGATGCCCCCGGTGATGCTCTACGCATGGTCATTATCTGCAAACTTCCCTTCCGTGTACCTACCGAACCAGTGCTTCAGGCTCGCATGGAGGCCATCGAGGCAAAGGGTGGAAATCCCTTTTTCATGCTGAGTCTCCCGGAGGCAGCCATGCGTCTGAAGCAGGGCTTTGGGAGGCTCATGAGAAAGGCCGAAGATCACGGAGTTGTGGCGATACTGGACCCGAGACTGACAAGAAAAAGCTACGGCAAAATTATGCTTGCAAGTCTTCCCGAAACAGCGGTAAGCCGAAAGGATTCCACGGCACTCATGGGGCAGATTGAAGAGTTCCTTTTTTAGCCGATGTTTCTTTTTTCCTTTATTAGTGTTCCGAATCCTGGTGGTCTGCATGCCCTTTTGTCTGTACCGTAATCGATTTAGTGCCGATGCTCGCTTTTTTCTATGTTTTCTCCTCCAGGGGGCTGCGGGGAAAGGAATTACGTTTCTCCAACCACCAGGATTCGGAACAGTAGGTTTTTTTACAAAAAAAAAGACCGCTCGAGATGAGCGGCCTTTTGGGTCGTGCACTTTCTTAGCCGATAACTGCAAGGACATCGGAAAAACGAAGTAGCAGATGTTCCTCTCCGTCGACTTTGACCTGAGTTCCGGCATATTTGTCGTACATCACCTTGTCGCCAGCCTTTACCTTGATCGTTTCGTCGTCCCCGATCTCGACAACCACACCAGTCTGTGTCTTTTCCTGGGCAGTCTGGGGTATGAAAATCCCTCCTGCAGTCTTCTCTTCACCAGATTCAAGTTTTACCAAAACGCGGTCACCAAGGGGTTTTATCTTCATACCATCCTCCTGAAAATGTGTTTGAAATATGATTGATTGAACTACTCAATAGCTGAAGCAAATATACGCATGAACCCTTTGGTGGTCAAGAAAAAGCTGTAAAAAGTGTTGCTTGTCCCATGAGCCAAGTTATAGTATCTTAATAGGGGAGAGTGTGTAGGTATGGGAAATTCTGAAAACGGTATTATCTATCACGATTTCGGCTCAAGACGATGCGACTACCCTCAGAAAGGGGGGCTTCAGCAGCGGTATCGTGA
This genomic stretch from Sediminispirochaeta bajacaliforniensis DSM 16054 harbors:
- a CDS encoding J domain-containing protein, whose protein sequence is MDPLLDRFHRLLRSMFRTPDGDYDFYIHESDPYEDRDYQEAWEELESFLGGSSSQRSSDRGNGGYTGREEKHSGFDLPPEELRDDYKLLGVPFGAEFPHVKAAHRSMLKRHHPDHHAGDPEMLKRATTITQNINYSFGRIRAWEIARGQAV
- a CDS encoding two-component system sensor histidine kinase NtrB, giving the protein MRKFIQRALAKLPKLDQEQIRHLLIAVAGENERLEVVLDSMTDGVIVTDGNHRIILTNKSSERLVPFVTADLDEKILWEVIDDREVATFLKESLLSGERVEDVEFTLGHSGSVQTLSFNLMPMVKDGSIEGSLLIVADVTDRRRREARLRRAENLASLTTLAAGVAHEIKNPLGSIGIHIQLMQRSLDRDGCLDREHGLEYLDIMEEEVERLNGIVVDFLFAVRPMNTELKQADVNAVIHDLLQFTNYELQEGGVQVVEEYDDGVPKVELDEKYLKQALLNIIKNAQAAMPDGGSLTVTTGFKDDQVTIAIADTGIGIGEDMVGKIFEPYFTTKEFGSGLGLTVVYKIIKEHGGDISLRSKKGEGTVFTISLPVPQKERRLLDFQGE
- the murG gene encoding undecaprenyldiphospho-muramoylpentapeptide beta-N-acetylglucosaminyltransferase — protein: MNEKRRVIAFTGGGTGGHVFPAFAVWESLKEADREGWLNYVWIGSRDGMEKQLVHARGIDYAEIPSGKFRRYFSLKNLTDIFRIAAGFICSLRILKKRKVSMLFSKGGFVSVPPVIAAHILGIPVISHESDLDPGLATRMNSRFSDLLCLAYEKTARAFSSKRNIVVTGNPVRKEILEGNRETGRRLYDIPEGKPLLLVLGGSLGALQVNELVAGSLDGLLYRFFVIHQMGEQLYHASNRKGYVTVPFLRAELPHLLAAADLVLCRSGAGTLWENGVTASPAILVPLGMGASRGDQLRNAEFFSEAKAALILKGKDGGEPDPSDLLEAAFSLIDDTAKLSSMAASASALCNKDAAETIARLLLSQLEKA
- a CDS encoding sigma-54-dependent transcriptional regulator — encoded protein: MQFHILIVDDEKNIREGLGKSLEMDGHKVFLAATGKDGWHIVTTEEVDLVITDLKMPEMGGSDLLKKIVSSYPTVPVVILTGHGTIESAVSAIQDGAYDFLTKPVDLERLSHIVRRALSNRELVIQNRNLQDELDRISRRSKFDKMIGKSPQMRKVMELIDQVAQTKASVLITGESGVGKELVADAIHFLSNRREKPFVKVHCAALSENLLESELFGHEKGSFTGAISRKKGRFELAHEGTIFLDEIGEISQQVQIKILRVLQEKQFERVGGESTLEVDVRVVSATNRDLKAEIEAGTFREDLFYRLNVVNIHVPPLRERTEDIPLLASAFLKEFSEENGKQIEGIDPKARLALYNYRWPGNIRELRNCIESSVVMCKGQVITTDDLPPSVTQGAEDSLIRIPVGIAMEEAEKEIIRATLNHEKGNKTRCAEVLGIGRKTLHRKIKEYGLEED
- a CDS encoding co-chaperone GroES, giving the protein MKIKPLGDRVLVKLESGEEKTAGGIFIPQTAQEKTQTGVVVEIGDDETIKVKAGDKVMYDKYAGTQVKVDGEEHLLLRFSDVLAVIG
- a CDS encoding CvpA family protein — encoded protein: MEFSAVDVVALIIVLVLGVRCAFRGFVAELMAFAAILLGLVAAVVFGGLVVPFAQRYIGDGFWTPIASFLAVFLVTYIVVKLFEGALYRLIDRVNLEKMDQALGFFLGLVEGVLLLAVLLFLIRIQPVFDPEPLLSRSFLVPFLEKLIPLGKGFIESALGESSV
- a CDS encoding diaminopimelate epimerase gives rise to the protein MDIPFYKLVLADCDFLLINALTNDISEHLFDRKSVDLICDRRRGVGGDGIILLYPSREQNVGIHFLSPFSGAQEKRREELNASALLCASRFAFDFGLFNKDRLVIEGPAKDIEITCIDSTLFQIELGIPISLSGEEIKEDDRQEVHLWKPLQDQSIAYTCCSFSEFPARATAMVPGLPETERAEAFCRHVRKQNIGSAVFAVAEQQSLIAYSPFPAQGPGDAVIEAAAATLLCASGGSSGREVTARKVNQNQSEELYVTWTGSGPLVVGGVPHYVFTGNYSTEEKDGPAA
- a CDS encoding helicase C-terminal domain-containing protein, whose amino-acid sequence is MKSIRRLDLLASTIIMDTMKIGERLTLEAADYARNSIEEAEGNEVFFVGSFNGSGKVEFIEAVARGNEHAVPALAPFVETGDVVIHNHPSGVLKPSGPDLRIASELGNRGIGFYIIDSGATRVYAVAEPARKRRIVPLDAEKLSSLMTPGGLLSRIFSDYQMRDSQVQMMERIIEAFNSDEILLAEAGTGVGKSLAYLIPSIAWAVANGERVVISTATINLQQQLIEKDIPLVRRLVKGEIKSVLVKGRGNYLCLRRFEEALEENSLFREDTSELEAIRKWVSSTDTGSRSDLPFYPLRETWAKVCSETDACMGLRCRHRESCFVLRARREAASANILVVNHHLLFSDLALRIEGAGFEGGAVLPAFNRLVFDEAHTIERSATSFFSRSYQLPSLLKQLSRLRRSQGRRTFGSLVSLQKRSTRPELFERFPAFLSKLKESAEKLDQSGLQLLSGTNSLRCQSLSSDDLRRLLESMALVRSDITALITRISAALESVDTEDDDQDLFETKTILERLSNMASLLGSFRELTERPESVFWMEVRGSGERRFAVFNETPLDIGPVMREAVYEPFKTLICTSATLTVNGQFSFWMGRVGLFPSEERLVSEIFPSPFRYRDQVLLALPTDPPDPSSSGYQEYVNRFVRDAILTAGGSTLVLFTSYGMLNQTWEAVAPDLEAEKIPVLRQGDDDRSRLMNAFVGNVSAVLFATDSFWEGVDAPGDALRMVIICKLPFRVPTEPVLQARMEAIEAKGGNPFFMLSLPEAAMRLKQGFGRLMRKAEDHGVVAILDPRLTRKSYGKIMLASLPETAVSRKDSTALMGQIEEFLF